A stretch of Chitinophaga caeni DNA encodes these proteins:
- a CDS encoding DUF4141 domain-containing protein, translating into MKRLLFLMFTAGLLVLAPRTHAQWIVTDPANLASGILNSANEIVQTSSTVSNVVKNFKEVKKVFEQGKEYYDKLKSVSNLVKDARKVQQTVLLVGEVSEIYVNNFGRMMNDPNFSPRELSAIAWGYSKLLNESTELLKELKQIVTSTGLSFSDKERMEIIDRVYNEVKDYRNLVRYYTNKNISVSVVRAKKKNNSQRVLELYGTDEQKYW; encoded by the coding sequence ATGAAAAGACTACTTTTTTTAATGTTTACGGCAGGGCTGTTGGTCCTTGCTCCGCGCACTCACGCGCAGTGGATCGTAACTGACCCGGCCAACCTGGCCTCGGGTATCCTCAACAGCGCCAACGAGATTGTTCAGACTTCTTCCACGGTATCCAACGTAGTTAAGAACTTCAAGGAAGTTAAAAAGGTCTTCGAGCAGGGAAAAGAATATTACGATAAGCTCAAATCCGTCAGCAACCTGGTGAAGGATGCTCGGAAAGTACAACAGACAGTACTCCTGGTTGGCGAAGTCTCAGAGATTTATGTCAATAATTTTGGCAGGATGATGAACGATCCGAATTTTTCGCCTCGGGAGCTATCCGCAATAGCCTGGGGCTATTCGAAACTACTTAACGAAAGTACAGAACTGCTCAAGGAGCTGAAGCAGATCGTCACCTCCACGGGGCTCTCGTTCAGCGACAAGGAGCGTATGGAGATCATCGACCGGGTTTATAACGAGGTTAAAGACTACCGCAATTTGGTGCGCTACTATACCAACAAAAATATATCCGTCTCCGTAGTCCGGGCAAAGAAAAAAAATAATTCACAAAGAGTGCTAGAACTATATGGCACCGATGAACAGAAATACTGGTAA
- a CDS encoding reverse transcriptase domain-containing protein, whose amino-acid sequence MRNPERVLNSLMEHSKTSSYRFERLYRILFNEEMFYVAYQRIYAKEGNMTEGSDGQSIDNMSLSRIEKLIASLKDESYQPQPSRRIYIPKKNGKMRPLGIPAFDDKLVQEVIRMILEAIYEGHFEYTSHGFRPNRSCHTALAQIQKSFSGAKWFIEGDIKGFFDNISHDVLIGILKEHISDDRFIRLIRKFLNAGYIEDWKFHKTYSGTPQGGIVSPLLANIYLDRLDKYIKEYITKFDKGEKRRPSRVRMDFENARRRTLRKLRYVEDENERAVLIQQIKAEDKERAIYPSSEEMDTDYKRLKYVRYADDFLIGIIGSKQDAKEVKEDIKNFLNEKLKLELSDEKTLITHTEDSAHFLGYEIFVRKSNAQRRDIAGRLRRTYGKRVYLKLSTETMRNKLLDYGVLEFRYPNGKEIWKPKCRSGLIFNDDLEILDRYNREIRGFYNYFSIANNCSELHNFRFIMEYSMYKTFAGKYKSSTRKINAKYRRNGKFTVRFTTKSGVVKERYFYDLGFKRKNPMTDAGFDILPYSIFDAGRTSLIDRLKAEKCEICGATEKLVMHHVRKLKNLEGKKSWERHMIARRRKTVAVCHSCHQKIHNGTLD is encoded by the coding sequence ATGAGAAATCCAGAAAGAGTATTAAACAGTCTAATGGAACACAGTAAAACTTCAAGCTACAGGTTTGAAAGGCTTTACAGGATTCTGTTCAATGAAGAGATGTTCTATGTTGCCTATCAGCGCATTTATGCAAAAGAAGGTAATATGACGGAAGGTTCAGACGGTCAAAGTATTGACAATATGAGTTTATCTCGGATTGAAAAGCTGATAGCCTCATTAAAAGATGAAAGCTATCAGCCCCAGCCATCGAGGAGAATTTATATACCGAAAAAAAACGGTAAGATGCGCCCCCTTGGCATACCTGCTTTTGATGACAAATTAGTGCAGGAAGTGATAAGAATGATTTTGGAAGCTATTTATGAGGGACATTTTGAATATACCTCACACGGTTTCCGTCCAAATCGTAGTTGTCACACTGCACTGGCTCAGATTCAGAAGTCATTCAGTGGGGCCAAATGGTTCATTGAAGGAGATATAAAAGGATTCTTTGATAACATCAGTCATGATGTGCTGATAGGCATACTTAAAGAACATATCTCCGACGATAGATTTATAAGGCTAATCAGAAAGTTTCTGAATGCAGGTTACATCGAAGATTGGAAATTTCATAAAACGTATAGCGGAACGCCGCAGGGAGGTATTGTTAGTCCATTACTGGCAAATATTTACCTCGACAGATTAGACAAATACATAAAAGAGTACATCACAAAATTCGATAAGGGAGAAAAACGCAGACCAAGTAGAGTCCGTATGGATTTTGAAAATGCTAGAAGAAGAACTCTAAGAAAACTAAGGTATGTAGAAGACGAAAATGAAAGAGCGGTTTTGATCCAACAGATCAAGGCAGAAGATAAGGAACGTGCAATATACCCAAGCTCTGAAGAGATGGACACAGATTACAAGAGATTGAAATATGTCAGATATGCAGATGATTTCCTAATTGGGATAATAGGCAGTAAACAAGATGCTAAAGAAGTTAAGGAAGATATTAAAAATTTCCTTAATGAAAAGCTCAAATTGGAACTGTCAGACGAGAAAACTCTCATTACCCACACGGAAGATTCAGCACATTTTCTTGGTTATGAAATCTTTGTGAGAAAATCCAACGCACAACGAAGGGATATTGCAGGTCGTTTGAGAAGAACCTATGGAAAAAGGGTATATCTCAAATTGAGTACAGAAACAATGAGGAATAAATTACTTGACTATGGCGTATTGGAATTCCGATACCCAAACGGAAAGGAAATTTGGAAACCAAAATGCAGGTCTGGACTTATATTCAATGACGACCTTGAAATTCTTGACCGATATAATCGGGAAATTCGAGGGTTCTACAATTACTTCTCTATTGCTAACAACTGTTCTGAACTGCACAACTTCAGGTTTATAATGGAGTACAGTATGTACAAAACCTTTGCTGGGAAATACAAAAGTTCAACGAGAAAGATAAACGCCAAGTATCGTAGAAATGGAAAATTTACAGTAAGGTTTACCACTAAATCTGGTGTTGTAAAAGAGAGATACTTCTACGACTTGGGGTTCAAAAGAAAGAACCCGATGACAGACGCTGGCTTTGATATTTTACCCTATTCCATCTTTGATGCAGGTAGGACAAGCCTTATAGACAGGCTAAAAGCTGAGAAATGCGAAATATGTGGAGCTACGGAAAAGCTTGTGATGCACCATGTGCGAAAACTCAAAAACCTTGAAGGTAAAAAGAGTTGGGAAAGACACATGATTGCGAGAAGAAGAAAGACTGTTGCTGTATGCCACAGCTGTCATCAGAAAATCCATAACGGTACATTAGACTGA
- a CDS encoding conjugal transfer protein TraO, whose protein sequence is MKRYIYTLLLGVLCCTAVQAQRMLPGQKGLELSAGTLSGRQPGSNYFLGAALTVYGKSGHYQLYGLEYDREQAAYKGRYLPLETYMAEAGYSLRLLSLARKHINLNAALSAVGGYEAINRGTALLPDGALIRSEEGFIYGAGGRLSLEAWLGDRLVVVLQGRSRLLWNTSTDQFRPSAGLGLRFNF, encoded by the coding sequence ATGAAAAGATATATTTATACCCTGTTGCTGGGCGTGCTTTGTTGCACAGCCGTACAGGCACAACGCATGCTGCCGGGACAAAAAGGGTTGGAACTCAGCGCCGGTACATTATCCGGCCGGCAGCCCGGCAGCAACTATTTCCTGGGCGCGGCCCTTACTGTCTATGGAAAGAGCGGCCATTACCAGCTTTACGGCCTGGAGTATGACCGGGAACAGGCGGCCTACAAAGGGCGCTACCTGCCCCTGGAGACCTATATGGCCGAAGCAGGCTATAGCCTGCGGCTCCTGTCCCTGGCCCGAAAGCACATTAACCTGAATGCCGCTTTGAGCGCGGTGGGCGGCTATGAGGCCATTAACCGGGGAACGGCACTGCTGCCGGACGGCGCGCTTATCCGCAGTGAAGAAGGCTTTATCTATGGGGCGGGTGGGCGGCTGTCCCTGGAAGCCTGGCTCGGTGACCGGCTGGTGGTGGTGCTGCAAGGCCGCTCCCGGTTGTTGTGGAATACGTCAACAGACCAGTTCCGGCCCTCGGCCGGGCTGGGTCTGAGGTTTAACTTTTAA
- a CDS encoding molybdenum ABC transporter permease — protein sequence MDASLILGIIALAIGLPLRYWINRRKFYRRSPFGSEGFSSYEQSWMTRFVERVGKWLAYALILFGILGVLAHYSLKKKKEKAAQQAATEQHHAAAAITGNSPSRLS from the coding sequence ATGGATGCATCTTTGATTTTAGGCATCATCGCTTTGGCAATAGGACTTCCCCTCCGATACTGGATTAACAGACGCAAATTCTACCGGCGCAGCCCATTCGGTTCTGAAGGCTTTTCCAGCTATGAGCAATCCTGGATGACCCGGTTCGTGGAAAGGGTCGGTAAGTGGCTGGCCTACGCCCTGATCCTGTTCGGCATCCTGGGTGTGCTGGCCCATTACTCGCTGAAAAAGAAAAAAGAAAAGGCCGCTCAGCAAGCGGCCACGGAGCAGCATCATGCTGCAGCGGCAATAACAGGCAATTCCCCAAGCCGGTTAAGTTAA
- a CDS encoding PRTRC system ThiF family protein, whose amino-acid sequence MNTEKTKVHITDNYLLNPTNPIEVNLVGAGGTGSKVLTALVEMNHSLLDFGHPGLQVRLWDDDIITPANLGRQRFAESETGLHKSVALINRANRWSGSNWKAETRKFQKDNLGNMPEHTDASIYISCVDSVSARFGIADILKWSHSRSYHNKPKYWMDFGNSRYSGQVVLSTIGEIRQPQSEKYDTVAALPFITDEFADLLKQSGEKDDTPSCSLAEALQEQDLYINGSLAQMGCSLLWGLFRNGLTRYRGFFHNLEDFRTYPIKVG is encoded by the coding sequence ATGAATACAGAAAAAACTAAAGTCCATATTACGGATAACTACCTGCTCAACCCGACCAACCCCATCGAGGTAAACCTGGTCGGGGCAGGTGGTACCGGCTCTAAAGTACTGACCGCGCTTGTGGAAATGAACCACAGCCTTTTGGATTTCGGGCATCCCGGTTTACAGGTGCGCCTGTGGGATGATGATATAATTACACCGGCCAACCTCGGCAGGCAGCGTTTTGCCGAAAGCGAGACCGGCCTACACAAGTCGGTGGCCTTAATTAACCGGGCTAACCGCTGGTCAGGCAGTAATTGGAAAGCAGAAACCAGGAAATTTCAGAAGGATAATTTGGGAAACATGCCTGAACACACGGACGCCAGTATCTATATATCCTGTGTCGATAGCGTATCCGCAAGGTTCGGCATTGCCGACATCCTGAAATGGAGCCACAGCCGAAGCTACCACAACAAACCCAAATATTGGATGGATTTTGGCAACAGCCGCTATTCGGGACAGGTTGTCCTGTCCACCATCGGGGAGATCAGGCAGCCGCAGTCCGAAAAATACGATACCGTTGCCGCCCTGCCTTTCATTACTGACGAATTTGCCGACCTGTTGAAACAATCCGGAGAAAAGGACGATACCCCAAGCTGTTCACTGGCCGAAGCCTTGCAGGAGCAGGATTTATATATCAATGGTTCTTTGGCGCAGATGGGATGCTCCCTGCTGTGGGGCCTGTTCCGAAACGGATTGACCCGTTACCGGGGCTTTTTTCATAACCTGGAGGATTTTCGTACCTATCCCATAAAGGTCGGGTAA
- a CDS encoding TraG family conjugative transposon ATPase, which produces MLSLLKTVRKFFGEAIVVTQEVDDIIQSPIVKESIINNSDCKVLLDQRKYMNKFDDIQNMLGLTEKEKAQILSINMNNDPRRLYKEVWIGLGGTHSAVYATEVSLEEYLAYTTEETEKMEVMKLARELGGNVELAIKRIAAERREQHKYY; this is translated from the coding sequence ATGCTTAGCCTACTTAAGACAGTCCGAAAATTTTTTGGTGAGGCCATCGTGGTGACGCAGGAAGTCGATGACATCATCCAGTCTCCCATTGTCAAAGAAAGCATCATCAACAACTCCGACTGTAAAGTCCTGCTGGACCAGCGTAAGTACATGAATAAGTTCGACGATATCCAGAACATGTTAGGACTTACCGAAAAGGAAAAAGCGCAAATTCTCTCAATCAACATGAATAACGATCCCCGCAGGCTGTACAAGGAAGTTTGGATCGGCCTGGGAGGTACACATTCCGCCGTGTACGCCACGGAGGTAAGCCTGGAAGAGTACCTGGCATATACCACAGAAGAAACTGAAAAAATGGAGGTCATGAAGCTGGCCCGCGAGCTCGGTGGCAACGTAGAACTGGCAATAAAGCGCATAGCCGCGGAACGGAGAGAACAACACAAATACTATTAA
- a CDS encoding DUF3872 domain-containing protein — MKIAISNLNLGQQLLYCFVLVALLSVILASCRKKELDIQQNFPFEVEVMPVPSEIALGETAELRCTILPSGDYNGTRYTIRYFQYEGKGMLRYFNDDPYLPNDRYPLPEREFRLYYTSASKETHSFTVWISDNFGNEEEISFQFNSSD, encoded by the coding sequence ATGAAAATAGCAATCAGTAACCTTAACCTGGGCCAGCAGCTCCTGTACTGCTTTGTCCTGGTGGCCCTGCTCTCGGTGATCCTGGCTTCCTGCCGCAAAAAGGAACTGGACATACAGCAGAATTTTCCTTTTGAAGTGGAAGTGATGCCCGTACCTTCCGAAATCGCCCTCGGAGAAACAGCGGAGCTGCGCTGTACGATCCTTCCTTCCGGGGACTATAACGGTACCCGGTACACGATCCGTTATTTCCAGTATGAGGGCAAGGGCATGCTCCGGTATTTTAATGATGATCCGTACTTGCCCAATGACCGTTATCCGTTGCCGGAAAGGGAATTTCGCCTATACTACACTTCTGCATCGAAAGAAACGCACTCCTTTACGGTATGGATTTCCGATAACTTCGGCAATGAAGAGGAGATCAGCTTCCAGTTCAACAGCAGCGATTAA
- the traM gene encoding conjugative transposon protein TraM — translation MKESDNTKVSFLVNENRDKGSKLPQGERGKMERLKKPLIFVLMTVVCAGCLYLIFQPGDQEKNNYAGLNDAVPQATDAGLQTDKQKAYETQLMEQKKQEERSALASLSDYWKQDKAGKDDQGFPEQEPGPGAYNGRPHHREDDALISYKNAQNALGSFYRDNGSEAEDLRRQVEELREELAQRDAAPPENNIDNQLALMEKSYQMAAKYLPAGSGATATPKADSAAAASSINSATPTVAFTPVRSGVVSALYRELTDSAFLDRLSGDRHYDFNTAGIGGIPRASQAKNSVLACVEQTQVVMAGSDVPLRLLEPAAIAGMLLPTGTALTAHAKLESGRLQLRVNSVELEGHIAAVDITIYGLDGQQGLVLPYSPEQNALTEIASNMAQTSGTSIMMTRSAGQQIAGDLGRGLVQGVSGYFSKKIRTVKVTLKAGLQVLLVAKK, via the coding sequence ATGAAAGAAAGTGACAATACTAAGGTAAGTTTCCTGGTAAATGAGAACCGGGACAAAGGAAGTAAACTGCCACAGGGAGAGAGGGGCAAAATGGAACGGCTGAAAAAGCCGCTGATCTTCGTGCTGATGACGGTGGTATGCGCCGGTTGCCTGTACTTGATCTTCCAGCCGGGAGATCAGGAGAAAAACAACTATGCCGGGCTTAACGACGCCGTTCCCCAAGCAACTGATGCCGGCCTCCAAACAGATAAGCAAAAGGCCTATGAAACGCAGTTGATGGAACAAAAGAAACAAGAAGAGCGAAGCGCCCTTGCTTCCCTGTCTGATTATTGGAAGCAGGACAAGGCAGGTAAGGATGACCAGGGATTTCCCGAGCAGGAACCGGGGCCAGGTGCTTATAACGGCCGTCCCCATCACCGGGAGGACGATGCCCTGATTAGCTATAAGAATGCGCAAAATGCGCTCGGTTCCTTTTACCGGGACAATGGTTCAGAAGCGGAGGATTTGCGCCGCCAAGTCGAAGAATTGCGGGAGGAACTGGCGCAACGGGATGCGGCCCCGCCGGAAAATAACATCGACAACCAATTGGCGCTGATGGAAAAGTCCTATCAGATGGCGGCCAAGTACCTACCTGCCGGTAGCGGGGCCACGGCTACACCAAAGGCGGATAGTGCTGCTGCAGCCAGCAGTATCAACTCGGCTACGCCGACTGTAGCTTTCACTCCCGTTCGCAGCGGTGTGGTATCTGCCCTGTACCGGGAGCTGACGGACAGTGCCTTCCTGGATCGCTTGTCCGGAGACCGGCACTACGACTTTAATACTGCCGGTATAGGTGGCATTCCGCGGGCTTCCCAGGCAAAAAACAGCGTCCTTGCCTGCGTGGAGCAAACTCAGGTAGTGATGGCTGGCAGCGATGTGCCGCTGCGGCTTTTGGAACCGGCCGCTATTGCCGGCATGCTGCTTCCTACCGGTACGGCTCTTACGGCCCATGCCAAACTGGAATCCGGGCGTCTACAGCTCCGGGTCAACTCTGTAGAATTGGAAGGTCATATTGCCGCCGTCGATATTACTATCTACGGCCTTGACGGCCAGCAGGGGCTGGTCCTGCCGTATTCCCCGGAACAGAACGCCCTGACGGAGATCGCTTCCAATATGGCCCAGACCTCCGGCACCAGTATCATGATGACCCGCTCTGCGGGGCAACAGATCGCCGGCGACCTGGGCCGGGGCCTGGTTCAAGGCGTTTCGGGCTATTTCTCTAAAAAGATCAGGACGGTGAAGGTAACACTGAAAGCAGGCCTGCAGGTGCTGCTGGTCGCCAAAAAATAA
- the traK gene encoding conjugative transposon protein TraK, translated as MEFKTLRNIENSFRQIRLYAALFALLCGVLASFAMWRSYRFAEEQRQKIYVLDEGKSLMLALSQDAAINRPVEAREHVRRFHELFFTLAPDKNAIESNMKRAFYLADRSAFDYYKDLSEKGYFNRIIGGNVQQRIEVDSVVCSFDQYPYSVRTYARQFIIRTSNVTRRSLVTSCNLLNSVRSDSNPQGFSIEKFRVLENKDVEIIER; from the coding sequence ATGGAATTTAAAACACTTAGAAATATTGAGAATAGTTTCCGGCAGATCAGGTTGTACGCTGCTTTATTCGCCCTGCTCTGCGGCGTGCTGGCAAGCTTTGCCATGTGGCGCTCTTATCGCTTTGCCGAGGAGCAGCGCCAGAAGATCTACGTACTAGACGAAGGCAAATCTCTGATGCTGGCTCTTTCCCAGGATGCGGCCATCAACCGGCCTGTTGAAGCAAGGGAACATGTCCGCAGGTTCCATGAACTCTTCTTCACGCTGGCCCCGGACAAGAATGCCATTGAAAGCAATATGAAGCGGGCCTTTTACCTGGCCGACAGGTCTGCCTTTGACTACTATAAAGACCTATCGGAAAAGGGATATTTCAACCGCATCATCGGCGGCAACGTACAGCAGCGCATTGAAGTAGATAGCGTGGTCTGCAGCTTCGACCAGTACCCTTACTCGGTGCGGACCTATGCCCGGCAGTTCATTATCCGCACCAGCAACGTAACCCGGCGCAGCCTGGTCACTTCCTGTAACCTGCTAAATTCCGTCCGCTCGGATAGCAATCCGCAGGGATTCAGTATCGAAAAATTCAGGGTGTTGGAAAACAAGGACGTCGAGATCATAGAACGGTAA
- the traJ gene encoding conjugative transposon protein TraJ, whose translation MEFNNLHELLRSLYDEMIPLSADMAVVAKGVAGLGALFYVALRVWQALSRAEPIDVFPLLRPFAIGICIAFFPTIVLGTINTVLSPVVKGTHAILDDQVLDLNKLRESRDLLEREAKLRNSETAYLVSDEEFDKKLDELGWSPSDLAAMSGMYIERGIYDFQQAIRRWLRELLELLFQAASLVIDTIRTFFLIVLSILGPIAFALSVWDGFQSTLTQWLTRYVSVYLWLPVADLFSSMLAKIQMLVTKKEIEDLSDPNFIPDPTDAVFITFMIIGIIGYFTVPTVTGWIIQAGGAGNFMRNVSQTAQRAGNIAGAGSGASAGNVLGKLLN comes from the coding sequence ATGGAGTTCAATAACCTTCACGAGCTGCTCCGGTCGCTCTACGATGAGATGATTCCACTTTCTGCGGACATGGCCGTGGTGGCCAAAGGTGTTGCAGGCCTAGGGGCACTCTTCTACGTGGCGCTCCGCGTATGGCAGGCACTCAGCCGTGCAGAACCTATTGACGTGTTCCCCTTGCTGCGTCCTTTCGCAATAGGAATCTGCATCGCTTTCTTTCCGACAATAGTACTGGGTACGATCAATACGGTGCTCAGCCCTGTGGTCAAGGGGACGCATGCAATTCTCGATGACCAGGTGTTAGACCTCAATAAGCTGAGGGAAAGCAGAGATTTGTTGGAACGGGAGGCCAAACTTCGTAATTCTGAAACAGCTTACCTCGTTTCAGACGAAGAGTTCGATAAAAAGCTGGACGAACTGGGTTGGTCCCCTTCTGATCTGGCCGCCATGTCAGGGATGTATATAGAGCGAGGCATCTATGATTTTCAACAGGCCATTCGTCGCTGGTTGCGCGAGCTTTTGGAATTATTATTTCAAGCTGCCTCTTTGGTAATTGATACGATCCGTACTTTTTTCCTTATAGTCCTTTCTATACTTGGGCCAATCGCTTTCGCGCTTTCGGTTTGGGACGGCTTCCAGTCCACGCTCACGCAATGGCTGACCCGCTACGTAAGCGTTTATCTATGGCTGCCTGTTGCAGACCTGTTCAGTTCCATGCTCGCCAAAATCCAAATGCTTGTTACTAAAAAAGAAATAGAAGATTTATCCGATCCCAACTTTATTCCTGATCCCACCGATGCTGTATTTATTACGTTCATGATAATTGGGATCATTGGATATTTCACTGTCCCTACGGTAACTGGCTGGATTATCCAAGCTGGAGGGGCTGGTAATTTTATGCGTAATGTGAGCCAAACTGCCCAAAGAGCGGGCAATATCGCCGGAGCGGGTAGCGGTGCTAGCGCAGGGAACGTACTAGGGAAATTACTTAATTAA
- the traN gene encoding conjugative transposon protein TraN, whose amino-acid sequence MKAILKSTIMLVLLTGLCIHSHAQPVSNTTALRLGQVAPYRMEVTYNKTTHLIFPAAIRYVDLGSDELVAGKADDAENVLRVKAAVRDFSEETNFSVITDDGRFYNFDVLYSPYPSILNYDLMKMQRSADRERGNEVLFTDLGKSAPSLAQLLMETICKQNKRDIKHIGSRSYGIGYTLKGIYIHEGKFYFFTELRNKTNVPFRVDFVRFKVVDKKVLKRSVIQERTQTPLRQYRPNTPVAGKASGRNVFLLDLFSITGDQVLLIEICEQNGGRHQVLRVEQADLEKAKLVSYMHLKIR is encoded by the coding sequence ATGAAAGCAATCTTAAAAAGTACGATAATGCTGGTCCTGCTGACCGGCCTATGTATCCATAGCCATGCGCAGCCGGTTTCCAACACAACGGCACTGCGTTTAGGCCAGGTGGCCCCTTACCGGATGGAAGTCACCTATAACAAGACCACCCACCTGATCTTTCCCGCCGCGATCCGCTATGTCGATCTGGGCAGCGATGAGTTGGTGGCCGGCAAGGCCGATGATGCCGAAAATGTCCTGCGCGTCAAAGCGGCCGTGCGGGATTTTTCCGAAGAGACCAATTTCTCCGTGATCACCGACGATGGCCGGTTCTACAACTTCGATGTGCTGTACAGCCCATACCCCTCCATACTTAATTATGACCTGATGAAAATGCAGCGATCCGCTGACAGGGAAAGAGGCAATGAAGTGTTGTTTACCGACCTGGGAAAAAGTGCGCCTTCCCTGGCGCAGCTCCTGATGGAGACGATCTGCAAGCAGAATAAAAGGGATATTAAGCACATCGGTTCCCGTAGCTACGGTATCGGCTACACGCTTAAAGGCATCTATATTCATGAAGGTAAATTCTATTTTTTTACCGAGTTGCGTAATAAGACGAATGTTCCCTTCCGGGTGGATTTCGTGCGCTTTAAGGTAGTCGATAAGAAAGTGCTCAAACGTTCGGTGATCCAGGAGCGTACCCAGACGCCTTTGCGGCAGTACCGGCCCAACACTCCTGTAGCGGGGAAGGCCTCGGGGCGGAACGTGTTCCTGCTGGACCTGTTCAGCATTACCGGCGACCAGGTGCTGCTTATCGAAATATGCGAGCAGAACGGCGGCAGGCACCAGGTATTGCGGGTGGAACAGGCCGACCTGGAAAAAGCGAAACTAGTCAGTTACATGCACCTGAAGATCCGTTAA